One part of the Paraglaciecola sp. L3A3 genome encodes these proteins:
- a CDS encoding sialate O-acetylesterase gives MSKIYTALFHIVIYVSLSVISFNATALSVSKLFQDNMIIQREQAFIITGTALPLSEIQVVFNQTRWTTTADKTGDWQLSLPAEKAGGPHKLHISSDKTTKTINNIYFGDVWIASGQSNMEWKLSWTTENWQTAVEQAKFPLIRFFNVAKSISPIPKNAQQIEGQWIMTSPETVKDFSAVAWYFAKAIYQQTNVPIGIINSSWGGTPIEAWTPDSMVKGSSDDYPNPSYLDPIHWQKKLQISNEKSKLRQKQLHNETSFKELQLASNQYDDNKWQRINLPGKYLAKNILWLRKSLNLSEISINKPSMLSVGFYPNHFEVFINNQRVFKRAAHQPLGEITIPAGILKNGNNTIAIRTANDWSNFNQFALTDQFYLENNQQKINLTGEWRVNNTLETPLVSATRYQGNHSVLYNAMIHPLIDFKAKGVIWYQGESNTGRAHLYQTQFKNLITSWRDKWQQKNLPFYYVQLANYKERVNHPVESGWAEIRQAQLDTLSVANTGMAVTIDVGNSLDVHPRNKKTVGERLAAIARAKLYDENIPYSGPLIETITQADKSLILEFKHAKPQLIAKGQLLGFEIAGIDATYQKTSAKIVNNRVILDTQDINTVCSVRYAWSDNPVASLINLEGFPASPFQSFLTENCVNTKP, from the coding sequence ATGAGTAAAATTTACACCGCATTATTTCACATAGTCATTTATGTATCACTAAGTGTTATCTCATTTAATGCTACAGCTTTATCGGTATCAAAGTTATTTCAAGACAATATGATTATTCAACGTGAGCAAGCTTTTATCATCACAGGTACTGCCTTGCCCCTTAGCGAGATACAAGTTGTATTTAATCAAACTAGATGGACAACGACAGCCGATAAAACCGGTGATTGGCAGCTATCATTACCCGCAGAAAAAGCAGGAGGTCCTCACAAGTTACACATCAGCTCAGATAAAACGACTAAAACCATTAACAATATATATTTTGGCGATGTTTGGATTGCATCTGGCCAATCAAATATGGAATGGAAATTGTCGTGGACTACAGAAAACTGGCAAACAGCAGTCGAACAAGCCAAGTTTCCATTAATACGTTTTTTTAATGTTGCAAAAAGTATTAGCCCGATACCCAAAAATGCTCAACAAATTGAAGGACAATGGATAATGACCTCACCAGAAACCGTTAAAGATTTTTCTGCTGTAGCATGGTATTTCGCCAAAGCCATTTATCAACAGACTAATGTTCCCATAGGTATCATTAACAGTTCTTGGGGCGGCACACCTATTGAAGCATGGACACCAGACAGTATGGTAAAGGGCTCATCTGATGATTACCCAAATCCAAGTTATCTAGATCCAATTCATTGGCAAAAGAAATTACAAATATCCAATGAAAAATCCAAATTACGGCAGAAACAATTGCACAATGAAACATCATTCAAAGAATTACAGCTCGCATCAAATCAATATGATGATAACAAGTGGCAGCGTATAAACTTACCTGGGAAATATTTGGCTAAAAACATCCTATGGCTGCGAAAAAGTCTGAACTTATCAGAGATTTCAATTAACAAGCCTTCCATGTTATCTGTTGGTTTTTACCCTAATCATTTTGAAGTATTTATCAATAATCAGCGTGTATTTAAACGAGCAGCACACCAGCCTTTAGGCGAAATTACGATCCCTGCCGGTATATTAAAAAATGGCAATAACACTATTGCCATCCGTACAGCGAATGACTGGAGCAACTTTAATCAATTTGCTTTGACAGACCAATTTTATCTAGAAAATAATCAACAAAAAATCAATTTAACAGGAGAATGGCGCGTCAATAACACATTAGAAACGCCACTAGTATCAGCGACTCGATATCAAGGCAATCACAGTGTTTTATACAATGCCATGATCCACCCACTGATTGATTTTAAAGCCAAAGGGGTGATTTGGTATCAAGGTGAAAGCAATACTGGCAGAGCTCATTTATACCAAACACAATTCAAAAACTTGATTACAAGTTGGCGTGATAAATGGCAACAAAAAAACCTGCCCTTTTACTACGTACAATTAGCTAATTATAAAGAGCGAGTCAATCATCCGGTAGAAAGCGGCTGGGCTGAAATTAGACAAGCCCAACTTGACACCTTATCAGTAGCCAATACAGGTATGGCTGTGACGATTGATGTGGGCAATAGTTTAGATGTACATCCGCGGAATAAAAAAACAGTAGGCGAACGCCTTGCTGCAATTGCTAGAGCCAAGCTATATGATGAAAATATTCCATATTCAGGCCCTCTAATTGAAACAATTACGCAAGCGGATAAATCACTTATATTGGAGTTTAAACACGCTAAACCACAGTTAATCGCCAAAGGTCAACTATTAGGGTTTGAAATTGCGGGTATCGATGCTACATACCAAAAAACTAGCGCTAAAATTGTCAATAATCGGGTTATTCTTGATACTCAAGATATAAATACAGTCTGTTCAGTAAGGTATGCATGGTCAGACAATCCAGTGGCAAGTTTAATTAATCTTGAAGGTTTTCCAGCCAGTCCTTTCCAATCTTTCTTGACTGAAAATTGTGTAAATACCAAACCATAA
- a CDS encoding FadR/GntR family transcriptional regulator — MELFTLNQVPKSLSLTNELVKSLRTEIQKGTLKPGDKLPSSKVIESQAGVSRSVVREAVAQLKAEGLVDSRQGVGVFITSTQKAQSFKIDKSEFESIHDAIQILELRMSVEAEMCGMAAKYRSDAQMENIIACMHAMEKKIALGEKATTEDFAFHKAIAEASGNPYFLRFIDYIGSGVIPAREIITKYEKDSDSEGLLTVIQDEHRQIARAIQSQDSELAKASAKAHLSNSIKRHSTIEETLVSVSPIN; from the coding sequence ATGGAACTTTTCACACTTAACCAAGTACCAAAATCTCTCAGCCTAACTAACGAGCTAGTCAAATCTTTAAGAACAGAGATCCAAAAAGGCACCTTAAAACCAGGAGATAAGTTACCTTCTTCTAAAGTTATCGAGAGCCAAGCTGGTGTGAGTCGAAGTGTGGTACGTGAAGCTGTAGCGCAATTAAAAGCCGAAGGCTTAGTAGATAGCCGTCAGGGTGTAGGTGTTTTTATTACCTCAACCCAAAAAGCTCAATCTTTTAAAATTGACAAGTCTGAATTCGAATCTATTCATGATGCGATTCAAATCCTAGAATTGCGTATGTCAGTTGAAGCAGAAATGTGTGGCATGGCAGCTAAATATCGTTCAGATGCACAAATGGAAAATATCATAGCTTGTATGCATGCGATGGAAAAAAAGATAGCATTAGGCGAAAAAGCCACAACTGAAGATTTTGCATTTCATAAAGCGATTGCAGAAGCTTCAGGAAATCCATATTTTCTTCGTTTTATTGACTACATAGGTTCTGGCGTGATCCCTGCTCGCGAAATTATTACCAAGTATGAAAAAGACAGTGATAGCGAAGGACTGTTAACTGTTATCCAAGATGAACATCGTCAAATTGCCAGAGCAATTCAGTCGCAAGACAGTGAACTAGCAAAAGCCTCTGCAAAAGCTCACCTAAGCAATAGTATTAAACGCCATAGTACAATTGAAGAAACACTCGTTTCTGTCTCCCCTATTAACTAA
- a CDS encoding DUF4861 family protein: MMRNLKNIFILASTVTAMSACDVGDNSTKSAKQTDTQIEHSQATTFARFVPERNDDFAWENDLVAFRVYGPFARNMSENAGLDCWLKRVKTPIVNKWYKQALEQDKTYHKDWGEGLDNYHVGSSAGCGSSALWLDDQRQPLETFVDWKILEQSAEKTRFVLSYKNEINDIVYEEKKEIEIQTGQRVFKATSTYWQDGELAVGLPITVGLTTHDEAAIANWDKQTGMVATWEVTDGFGLGTGVLVDPKRIDDFKLVPSLGQKDIGHALAITKTDDKGQVTYYAGYGWEKAQEITTFAQWKQYLNEFYRTESDFK, translated from the coding sequence ATGATGAGAAATTTAAAAAATATTTTTATCCTAGCAAGTACAGTCACTGCAATGTCTGCATGTGATGTAGGGGATAATTCAACTAAGTCAGCAAAGCAAACTGATACTCAAATTGAGCATAGCCAAGCAACTACCTTTGCCCGTTTTGTCCCTGAAAGAAATGATGATTTTGCTTGGGAAAATGATTTGGTTGCTTTTCGTGTTTATGGTCCTTTCGCTAGGAACATGTCAGAAAATGCAGGATTGGATTGTTGGTTAAAACGAGTAAAAACACCAATCGTTAACAAATGGTATAAACAAGCCTTAGAGCAAGACAAAACCTATCATAAAGATTGGGGGGAAGGTTTAGATAATTACCATGTTGGCTCTTCAGCGGGTTGTGGTAGTTCAGCTTTATGGTTAGATGATCAACGACAGCCGTTAGAAACATTTGTTGATTGGAAAATACTTGAACAATCAGCAGAAAAAACTCGCTTTGTACTTAGCTATAAAAATGAAATAAATGACATTGTATATGAAGAGAAAAAGGAAATTGAAATACAGACAGGTCAGCGAGTGTTCAAAGCCACATCCACCTATTGGCAGGACGGAGAGCTAGCTGTAGGTTTACCAATTACTGTTGGTTTAACCACTCATGATGAAGCCGCCATTGCAAACTGGGACAAACAAACAGGCATGGTCGCAACGTGGGAAGTCACAGATGGTTTTGGTCTAGGAACTGGAGTTTTAGTTGATCCTAAACGCATTGATGACTTTAAGCTGGTGCCAAGTCTAGGACAAAAAGATATTGGCCATGCTCTGGCTATCACCAAAACTGACGATAAAGGGCAAGTGACATATTATGCTGGTTATGGCTGGGAAAAAGCCCAAGAGATAACAACTTTCGCCCAATGGAAACAGTATTTAAATGAATTTTATCGTACTGAGTCTGACTTTAAATAA
- a CDS encoding TRAP transporter large permease, whose product MEFSGLILILVFFLLLVLNVPISFCIGISTVVAMLFSIDFIPATTTISQRMVGGLDSFALLAIPLFVLSGLLMGRGGVARKLIDCAMALIGMLPGGLALVNVMSCTLFGSISGSAVATTSAIGSFIIPEMEKKGYDRNFATAVTASAATTGMIIPPSNILIIYAIASGGVSVSALFVAGYLPGLLLASLLMTVCAVYAVKKGFPTEARLPISIVAKKVIAAVPSLLLIVIIIGGILGGVFTATEAGAIAVFYSLFLAVPVYKEVKLGELKEIFVKSGEISAIVLLLIAASSAMSWMLSYENIPEIISASLMAISENPLIILLIINLILIIVGAFMDMTPAVLIFTPIFLPIVESLGMSPLHFGIMMVLNLSIGLCSPPVGAVLFVGCSVGNTTIDKIIRPMVPLYIAMFIALMLVTYIPAISEFLPKAFGLY is encoded by the coding sequence ATGGAATTTAGTGGCCTAATTTTAATTTTAGTGTTTTTTCTATTATTAGTATTAAACGTACCAATAAGCTTCTGTATTGGTATTTCAACTGTTGTTGCTATGTTATTTAGTATCGACTTTATTCCTGCAACCACCACCATTTCTCAGCGTATGGTAGGAGGATTAGACAGCTTTGCTTTACTAGCCATACCTTTATTTGTGTTATCAGGCTTACTGATGGGACGGGGAGGAGTGGCACGTAAACTGATTGATTGTGCGATGGCATTAATTGGCATGTTACCTGGCGGCTTAGCTTTGGTGAACGTTATGTCATGTACCTTATTTGGTAGTATTTCAGGTTCTGCCGTTGCGACTACAAGTGCTATTGGTAGCTTCATTATTCCTGAGATGGAAAAGAAAGGTTATGATCGTAATTTTGCCACAGCTGTGACGGCTTCTGCTGCCACAACTGGAATGATCATCCCACCTAGTAATATCCTAATTATCTATGCGATTGCCAGTGGTGGTGTTTCGGTTTCGGCGTTATTTGTTGCAGGTTACTTACCCGGTTTATTGTTAGCCTCATTATTGATGACCGTGTGTGCTGTATATGCGGTTAAAAAAGGGTTTCCTACTGAAGCTAGATTGCCTATTTCTATAGTTGCTAAAAAAGTGATTGCAGCTGTACCTAGTTTATTGCTGATAGTTATTATTATTGGCGGTATTTTAGGGGGCGTTTTTACTGCTACTGAAGCTGGGGCGATTGCGGTCTTTTATTCTTTGTTTTTAGCCGTACCTGTCTACAAAGAGGTTAAATTAGGCGAATTAAAAGAAATTTTTGTCAAATCAGGGGAAATATCTGCCATTGTATTGTTGTTAATCGCCGCATCTTCGGCTATGTCATGGATGTTATCTTATGAAAATATCCCTGAAATTATCAGCGCATCCTTGATGGCGATAAGTGAAAACCCTTTAATTATCCTACTTATAATTAACTTAATATTAATTATTGTGGGTGCCTTTATGGATATGACTCCTGCAGTATTAATATTCACTCCCATATTTTTACCTATTGTTGAAAGCCTGGGTATGTCACCACTACATTTCGGCATCATGATGGTGTTAAATCTTTCTATAGGTTTATGTTCACCACCTGTTGGGGCCGTATTGTTTGTAGGCTGTTCTGTTGGCAATACAACCATAGATAAAATTATTCGACCTATGGTGCCTTTATATATTGCGATGTTTATTGCACTAATGTTAGTCACTTATATTCCGGCAATTAGTGAGTTTTTACCCAAAGCTTTTGGTTTATATTAA
- a CDS encoding TRAP transporter small permease has product MKQINFWLTKITGYFVSILMLLIVITVLWQVFSRYVLMSPSAGSDEISRFLLIWLGLLGSTYCYQQNSHLSLDILARKLSLNAQVNLARLVHFLIFTFSLAVLIIGGINLVATTLQPVQLSAVLEIKMAYVYSVMPLTGAIYCFTAIEKLFFVKSAHFVSPQVAGE; this is encoded by the coding sequence ATGAAACAGATAAATTTTTGGTTAACTAAAATTACTGGATATTTTGTATCTATATTGATGTTATTGATTGTGATAACTGTTTTATGGCAAGTATTCTCACGTTATGTGTTGATGTCGCCTAGTGCCGGATCTGATGAAATATCTCGGTTTTTATTAATTTGGTTAGGACTGCTAGGTTCGACTTATTGTTATCAACAAAACTCCCACCTCAGTTTAGATATTTTAGCCCGTAAACTGAGTCTTAATGCGCAAGTTAATTTAGCCCGCTTAGTACATTTTTTGATATTTACATTTTCATTGGCAGTACTGATTATTGGTGGCATAAACCTTGTTGCCACCACATTACAACCTGTTCAGTTATCTGCGGTATTAGAAATCAAAATGGCATATGTCTACAGTGTGATGCCTTTAACTGGGGCGATTTATTGTTTTACTGCAATAGAGAAGTTATTTTTTGTTAAAAGTGCTCATTTTGTTTCACCGCAAGTGGCAGGAGAATAA